From the genome of Denticeps clupeoides chromosome 17, fDenClu1.1, whole genome shotgun sequence:
AGGGGGGGCAGGGCGAGGAAACAAGCAAGAACTTCCATCAAACAAAAGCTACTAAGTGCTCCTCTGCATGCATTCCGGCAGAATGACATGCACTGTCCCACGATAATCACCACGATGACATCTACACAATGTGCGGCAGTCACAGAAGAAGCCCGTGGGTAATAGTATATGACGGAACCACCTAACAGGTTAAGAGAACCACTGGGACCGTAATACAAACTGGATCCAGAGACTTGACAGACAGCAAGAGTGAGAGAGGACTAGGGGAGAGAAAGGGGTGACCTAGTTGCGCCTTTCACTGCTCACTTCCTGCACGGAGGTGTCCGGGAACCCCAGGGCCTTGCTGGCAGggctggagctggtggaggcATGATGCGTGGGTCGAGCGGACACTAAATGAGGAGCGCACACTCTTGTCCTTCTGCTGCCCCAGCCAGCGAGGTGGAATTCTCTGGGGGCCGCATCATTACAGGGGTGGCTTAGCAAGGGGGGGAGAAACAGACGGgaggagagtgggagagaggagACATGGGACGTGGATTGGGAAGAAAGCAACTCAACATGTCGGTGAAACTGATTACCTGTACTAACAGCCTTTAGCAGGTATGAAAGATGTAGTGTGTGCTAAATCAATAACTCGACTCTTAACCAGTCAAGGACAGTTTCTTAAATCAATTATTAAGAACACATAAAAATGgccatgtttaaaatgaaaaaaaaaaaaaaatgtattaggaGTCCTTGATATATTAAAACTGTGTACGTATGCGTGTGTGAAACCAAGAGAAATGTACAGAGCTGGCAGCTGGTCACTGCTTCTAATTTATGTCCCCCACCCAGccaaaccacacagtgcacAGGAGAGATCACCTGCTGTTCCTCAGGGTCCACCTGTCCAGTCCCCAGCAACACATCCCGCACAGTCCACCCAGTTCACCAGGAGCTCGGACCATGTGTCCGTAATGCCGCGCAGACAAAGGAAGTACACGACATTGCATTCATACAGCTGCATTGCCACAGCAGCTTTCTTTCTCTGCCGTACAGTCACGAGAACTCACTTATTTGCAACAACGGTTCTTCTAGATCCGTGGATCCCCCCTGCGTCCCGcatacatgcattaaaagaaCAAAGTGATTACATGCAGTACTTTTACAAATACTACTTTGGTTACCTCGGCGCTGATTAAAATTGAGCGGGTCCCCTGCAATCTCTAGCGTCCCCCCAGTGAGGCCGCGGACCCCGGGTTGGGAACCCCTGTTCTAGATCTGTGCATCTTCCAACAGGTGCCTTTGCTCTCTGCTATTAATGTTTGCTGGGGCTTTTGAAAGAGGCTCAGTAAACCCTGTGGGAATATTAGCAGACCAGGAATCACTCCTTCCTCACACTTctgagggagaaaaaagaaCGAAGAGTCACTCAAACTGACAGTAATAGATTCTGATTGGTCCTTTCTCCATGCTTTTTTCCAGGCTTCCTCATCAAATAAAAGTAGCCTCAaagcaaagcacacagcactgaaatgaaagtgaatgcAACAACCAGTTGAACCCGAGAGAACTGATATAGATTATTTGAAAGACAAACCACCTTGCCTAAACACTTCATGTataaaaattcattaaatatactgtaaatcATTAATTACATACGGATAATTGTTCTTGTGCtgtgtaattaaaatgtgtgttgtttacagtggatataaaagtGTGCACACTTTCAGTGTGACCTATAACTACAACTCAATTGAATTGTACCACCAGATGAAGATACTCTGCAGCACCAAAGCCATGGTTCACAGAGAGCTTTGAACTAATCGTTCAAATGAGCTATCAGTCAGGAGAAGGGTACAAAAAATGTCCAGAGCGTTGGACAAACCAGGAAACACAGTGAAGAGTCAGTAAAGCACAGTCATCAAAAAGCTGAGAAAGTATGGGACAACAGTGATGTTGCCAGGAGCTGAACATCCCTCCAGAATTTATGACAAGACAAAATGAAAGATGGACAGGGAGGCTGCCAAGAGACCTACAGCAACACAAAAGGAGCAGCAGGAATTTCTAGCAAGTTCTGGTTGTCTGGAACATGCGACAACAATTTCCCCTGTTCTCCATGTCTGGACTATGGTGCAGGGTTACAAGATGGAAgccttttcttaaaaaaaaagatcaaggCTTGAATAAAAATTACAAGAAATTCCCATTAGTTTGTTTTCAATTGAATTACACATTTCAGGTCACACCAAACAAAAGAAgagttttgaaatgatttattggagactaatttttttatagaaaccTGATATTTTAacagtttatatatatagagtGAAAGTCCCTCCATATGAATATATTGAGGAAAAACTAAATAGTCCTAAACAAAATTAAGTTAATTTGGAATCCAATGCAGCTACTCTATTACTAGAAAGGGCAAAAGACTCCAGGAAGCTATTACTGCCTCTTTTACAAATGTCAATTTCCTCTGGCATGGCTTAAGTATTAAATTAGGATCTTCATTGGCCTACAACATTTGGAAAAATCTTAGGGCAAAATTAGGGTCTACCTCACATCTAAGTAAGGACTTTCTAAAATTTCATTGATTATTCATTGGTCCTCAAACCTTTTCAGGCCTGGGACCAAGTagggaaaatacattttttgatgAAGCCTCTCAACAAAGAGCCTACTTAGTCTTGCATATTAGCACTACATGGCAGAACCTTTTCAATCTGTGTTTCTATTCAAacaaatgtaatgcattttacatttcaccAGAATATTATAATACATTATTGTGATGGATTACTGCATGAGAATCCACTGTATCAGATAAACACTACATGTTATGTTATGGCACTTAAAAACGGAataatcagcaccatagaccggtcctgtttattattcattatctACCTTTTATTAATGCAGGAGCGACATGGCACAAAGACACGAGATGGGTGTCTGGCCCTGCCGATGAGACGCAAAGCGGTGAAGCGCATGGGCTGCCGGAGTGAGAAAGGTAACCAGGACTGCCCCTTAATTAGTCCGATTTCATGCTCTCCTGTACAGTTGCTGCCGATTAGTAGCCTACAAGCCAATCATCCATGCTGCACTGTTAAATTGCTTTCTTTTACAGTCCCCCGAGGGGCGGGTTAAGAGACCCAAACTGTACATTATTAATGGAACGCTTTACTGCTATCAGATTGCTGCCTCTGTCTCCTAAGTGGCGGTTGTTGATATTTATGTCAAGACGAATATCTCATGTGGTCTGAAGGTTGTCCACCTGATATCCACAAGAGAagagaggaaataaaataaaaaaacacaaagaacaaTGACagtagggatttttttttttaatctgtattGAATTGCCCcttcgttttattttattgtggctTGCAGGCCTGCCAGGCTTGCAGTGCATAAACAACTCTGTGGTTACAGAGGATGAATTACATCGCTATCATTACACAGCAGACTGCTTACTCTAATGATCCCGTCTGTTGTGGTCAAATCACGCCACTGGCACATCATTGTCCCACCGATTAATCGATAATGTGATTTATCGCGTTTGTGTGTGATCAACCAATTCTCGAGAAATCCTTGTGCGACCCTTGCAGAAAGGCTGCGTCTGGAAACGCACTGATGCACCAGCAGCATTCGCGGTAAGTGGCATGTTTAACCgagatcttaaaaaaaaaaaaacttgatgaGGAGGACCACGCGTCACCGATCACCTCGTAAATTCCCCGGACCCCAGAATAAAGGGAAGGGTACCGCAGCGCGCCACGTCCGTGTCGCACCAGGCAGCGGGGGACCCGCGAGGATCCGCCACCACACTGCGGTGGTCCGGGCCACTGACCTGGATCGTGCAGGTATACTCCGTATCGTCCAGGAGCCTGACGGTGCAGCTGTATTCGCGCTCCAGGTTCCTGATGCTGCCGCTCATCAGTCGGCTCAACATCTTCACTCGCGGCTGCTGGTCGGCGTCCAGGACCGGAACAATGGACCGAACACGGCATAGAAGCAATGTCACATTGACCACATTCTCCCATCACCCGGGCGAGGCGCGGCGGGGGGATCGTCGGGCCGGACGCGGGGCATCGCAACGCGGCCGCCGGACGCTGGAAGCGGGGGGCTCCTGTGCCAGCTCTCCGCGGTACAGTCAGACTGTTGCCTCCTGGCCGCTCACCATTCACCGCTTGCAACTTGAGCAGGTGGGCGGGCCCGCCGAGCCTGACGGACGGCCGGGCCAGCCAATGGCGTGGCGTCGTGGGGAGCCGCGCGTTCGAAATGGACAATGAAATTTGGGAACGTTGCCCCCTCCGAGTTTCGGGATGAGCCAATAAGAGCAGAATGACGGCGGACGCTGTTCGATGCGTCCATTTAGTAGCTAGAATGTGTGTTAATTCTTCTtagtcaaaatgaacatttccgTCATTGCTCCTAGGGAGAATTGTTATATTAAAGGATATCTAAAAATAATAGATTTCCAGATACTGGTACTGGTAATAATTATGTTTTGACTATCTTTAATTACCATTTTGACTACTGAGAATATAACATAGAATATTTACTATTATATCTAAAATGAATTACATATATGAGTGTGGTTTCCttatatgttaaaatgcttgCCATATGCGGCGCTTCCGCTTATTCGCTGGGATGAGGTGTTGCCTGGTACCCGCAGTAATTTATATGAGCTTTCACATTAGTTTGCGCTATAATTACTCTAGATAAATCTATGccagtgttaataaaataaaattaaagacTATTTGGTTTAGTTTTAATATTTTGACACACTGCCTGGACAGAGACGTGCCAGGTCACAGTTTAACAATAATTTAGTCTTTTAAGGGGGGAACAGATTGTGTCTGGCGCAGGTTTCGAGCTGCGACAGTCGAGGCAATGACGAACCAGTCGTGCCTTGTGATTGGCTCGCTGGCTCCCCCTGGCGTCTGCTGGGAGAACAACCAAACAGAGAAAGTCAACCCCGAAGCAGTGCTGTTGATAGCAGTGGTCTTGCCCCACCCAACCTGTTTCATCTGATACAGACTTACACGCTGGTATTACTGGTTTAACTTATTTTAGACTTCTGTGTACTTTATCAGTTTACTCTagcctggaagggggtccctatCTGGACAATTTTCTAATGGACATTTTCTTTCCTTACCAATACTGCACTGACACAAATTGCAGGTCAAGTTTGGGGAGTGTCAATgcagggtctgtcaaagcccatcgAGACATACTACATGTGATTTggggttatataagaaataaacgttgATGTTTTGTGGCTGCTCTTATTCCTTCAACTTTTTATGAATTTAAGATTtctattttatgtattttttaaccTGTGCTTTTGTCCATTGTCTTTTACTTTAGTCCTCTACATACCACATTGtggttataaataaataaaccagatggaaaaaataaataaataagacaaaacAAAGTTGGATTGGATCTCCAGCACTGTAAGACATTTTCTGTGGTTGATTCGCACAAGTTTGGTTTAGTGTTTTACTCCATATATTATTCTTCCATTTATTGCTAAATTGGATCTCTGTATATTTGCTTAGGTATGTGCACAAATCAAAGCTGCACAGGCCTGTTATTCACTTGCTTTTTACCATTTAGTCTCTGCACAATTAAAGGCAAACACTGATctggatgtaaaaaaattacttgttaGATAGCAAaattttacagccttattccaaacaggtattatttttttcctcagaattctacacacaacaccccacaatGATAATAAGAAAAAGGTTTACCTGAGGTTTTCGCAGAtttaagaataataaaaaaactgagaaataatATGTACATAAGAATTCAAAGCCTTTCCATGGAGCTCAAACATAAGCTCaagtgcctcctgtttcccttGATCATCCTTGTGATGATTCTGCAGTTTAATTGGAGTCTACCTGTGGacaaaaacagttgattggaccggatttggaaagacacacacctgtctttATATGGTCCCGCAGTTGACcgttcatgtcagagcagaaaaccaagcatgaagtctgTAGACAAATGCTGTAGACAAATCTgggaaaggttacagaaaaatttgtGAGCTCCAGTGGTCCTCtatggacagaggagaaccttgtAGAAGGACGACTATcactgcagcaatccaccaatcaggcctatGTGGtaaagtggccagacagaagcaaaaggcacatggcagcccccCCTAGATTTTGCCAAAAGGAacatgaaggactctcagaccatgagaaactaaattctctggtctgtggtgtgaatgccaggcttCAAATTTGGAGGAAGCCATGCACCACTTGTCACCatgtttttttatctgcagGAATTGgcagactagtcaggatagaggaaaAGATGACTACAGCattgtacagagacatcctggttaaaaacctgctccagagaactcttgaactcagactgggccaaCGGTTTATCtgtcagcaggacaatgaccctaaacacacagccaagatatcaaaggagtggcttcaggacatcTCTGAAAGTTCTTGAGTGGCCAGAGAGCCAGAGTTGAGACTGTGCAtcgacacttcccatccaacctgatgcaGCCTGAGAGGTGCTGAAAAGAGGAATGgaccaaactggccaaggataggtgtgacaagcttgtggcatcatattcaaaaagacttgaggctgtaattgctgacCATTCTAAGGACAAAATCAGTTTACACATACTAAGATTGAATTTAATCACTTTATTATAGCTCTATTACTGAGCCAAAATACATcattcattcatggttttgaataaatcagtttaaatactgttttcttttttttttttgaggggggcaaaatgtgaatgtgattgACTCAGGAATAAATAATGCCCCTTTTTCTTTTGATAAACTGAGAACTGCTTTCCGATGGTGTTtatacaatgtgtgtgtataaatgtgtatacAAAGTCCAAACATAATGGACAAAATGTAGTACATCACTGACTTAAGTACAGGAGAGAATTAATAAAGATAAACCATTCAGTGGAACCATTCAGTATTTTAAGAGTTAAAACTGGCAGTTGCTGAAATCCTGATgctcattttcatcattttcctCTGGAATATTGCTGCATGCAGACGGGGGCACTCTGGTGTTGTCCCACAGATTCTCTGCCTTTCTGGTGAATGGGCGCACCACACCTCCAGACTCCTGACGTGCTGCTTGTCTGCACCAGGGAATGTTCTCAATACTCAGAACAGACGGGCCCTGCTCCAGCTGCATCCTGGGGTTCAGCATGCAAGAGGCCACTAAAGGCAGGCCAATGTCCAGCAGCTTGCTCTCGATCAGTCGTTTCCTGGATTCAGAGTCAGTATAGTGCAGATCGGTCTTGATCTCCAGGGGTTTCTGTAGAGGCAAGCAAACGCAGGAGTttaacttacaaaaaaaaagctctgtgTTTCAGTACAGTAGATCCATGGGAATAGcatgtgtggggcagtggtggtctagcgttTAAGTGATAGGACTTGAAGGTTGCGGGAtgaaatcctgaactgccaaggtgccactgaggtccccttgatcaagacaccatccccacacagtgctgccttggcacctttcatggctgcccactgctggtgatgggttaaatgcagagtacacattttgactcttggtgccggtcccaagcctggcTTAATGGAAAAGGCTGTGTCAGGAGGGGCATCCGGCATTAAAACTTTTCCCAAATCAATTTTGCAGACAAACAGACCAGTTGTGGCAACCCCTAATGGCAAATGTATTCATGGGCATGTACCCAGATGCTTTCTTGCAAATGGTGAACTGTTTACCACAACGTCACAATCCAGAATACCTGTTTATCACAGGAAGTAgtcttttcagcattttcataTTATACCGTTTTTCTATTAAACATGTCACGGAGTGAGCCATGATGCTCAGAGTACGCAAGTGGCCTTCTGCCGGAATGATTAAATCTTGGCTgcttgttacttttttttatgtatgtttagTATATGCTTATAAATATTTTGgggtgtgtatttttgtgtttttgttttctgtgtttatgatattgtagtgtttttgttcagtgtttGTTCGATCCAGGAGGAGGGGGTACAGTTGGGGTtaccctggggcagtggtggtctagcggttaaggaagtggccccataatcagaaggtctgatctgcctaggtgccactgaggtaccactgagcaaagcaccatccccacacactgctccccgggcgcctgtcatggctgcccacggctcactcagggtgatgggttaaatgcagaggacaaatttcactgtgtggaccatgtgctgtgctgctgagtatcacaagtgacaatcacttcactttcactgtattaGGGCAGCTGAGACCAGAGGGAGACAGTGGTGCCAGCGAGAAAACTTTTCGTTACACTGGAGCAGGACCACGTTGGGTTAGCCTGCCCTAATTACTTTTtcatgtcttttgttttctgtagttttttttgtagcacacttctgtttttatttgcacataCACATTTGCACTTTTATCTGTCgctttgggggaaaaaataaaggaagagcaCTTTTTGATACATTTTGGGCCTCGATTTTGACTCCGGACATCCTGCCATAACCAACAAAAATCCAAGAGTAAATGCGCAAGAAGTGCACTAGTGTACCTGGAGTTTCTGAAGCGAACAAAGCCTCAAGCTGCAATCAGGTTTATCAGCAATGCTCAGCAGTAGAGAGTCCATTTCACCTGATCTGTCTGGACCTGATAAAATGTCCTCCATTTCCTGCACAGATGAAATatcagttcatttttttaattctggaaGATAAATATCTAACAGCTTTAGAAACATTTCAGAGAAGTGCATTTGCAGTATGCGATCCCTACatactatttatttttaacctcaAGAGGGCAGCAGtctcaaaaaatatttcaacagcTTCCTCCACTGAGTCACAGGTGATGCAATATGAAAACAGAGCCACAGTCAcacatcatttttacatttgagaCGATGTTTTCACAAAGATTATACATATTTAGGTATAAGGCAACATTCCGGTGGCATTAGTAAAATCTATCCCATGACAAGTGAGCACCGACTCACCGGTCTGCTCTTCAAGTTGACTGTGCAGTCCTTGGCCCTGGGTCCCATGTCTTTCACAGTGGCAAAGACAACCAGCACATTTGAGAACAAGGCTGAGAAACTGAGTTCCACTTTGACCCCACAGGGAAACACAAGCAGTTTCCTCCCTGGTAGCACTGAAGGACATCATAAAGAGACCATGTTTATCAGGAAAGCATTCACATTTATATCAACATATTTAGTGTGATGAAACATGAGAAAAAATTAGCAACATGTTTTTTCTATTGAAATAGAAAAGAAGGAACTAATACTGTTTCACCGAGGACATtaagttgcaaaaaaaaaaaaaaaaaaaaaaaaaaaaaaaaaaaaaaaaaaaaaagcacaggaaATTGTGTGACTCCCAGTATGCAGCTTCAGTTCCTAGCACTGCTTCCTCATAGGCTGACACGCGACCTCCTCAGCAGGACAGCCAACACAATGTTCCTGTCTGCTAGTGGGACCACAAGAAAACGTCTGGACTACTGTTGTCACACTCTCACATGACCAGCCTAAACTAAAATTAACTAACGGCTAAAATAATGACAGAGCCTCACCGTTGGCTTCCCTCCAGAATGCGTCCCGTAAGCGAAGCTCCTTGGTGTGGCCGTCGGTTTGGATGGGGTCGGTGAGGGACCGCGGCTCCTTCAGAGTGTGCTTGATCTCAACCACCTGCCGACCAAACACCAACGGGTCTTTTCCCAGATCTGGAAGATAAGGAGACATCCACATATATCGCTTTATCATTGAGGCCAACGTTTGACCTTGACTGAGAAGTAAGGCAGAGTGACATCCAAAAATCCTCTTCTGACCTTGTAGACTGGTGTACATTAACGTCCATCTCTGCTAAATTTGGCATGGACTTGATTTGACCTTCAGTAATATTTTTAAGAGTGCTCTCTTCCTTGTGTTACCTTTTACATTTTGGAGGGAAGCAGTGCATCGTAACCAATAGTTTGCAAGTTATTTCTGACTGGCGTACGGTGCAAGTCAATCAAAACCCAAGACCCAGAAGATCAAAGCAGACTCTTGGCAAGCAGCTTGAGTTACACTGATAGGCGGCTCAAAGAAGCACGGTTCTCAGAAATGATCTTGGACAAAGCACTGCTGTATCTGTAGAGTTGCCTTTAATTTTAGGCATACATGTATTTAGCTCGGACAAAGGAAGAGTTTGCTGAAGGTATTTGTCCAGGAAGCCTCTGAGCTGTAGCATGGTTGGGGTCCATGATCACGGGTCATATCTCATCGCCCAACCATGGCACTAGCCCTTGTGTGATAAGCCAGGCAGGATCATAGCCCACTCATGTTCCTTTTCATGCTACACTAGGGAGGTGGAATCGCAGATCGCCTGAGGTATAACCAGCGACAGGATTAGGGTGGTGCGAGGTGGGGAGCCCACCAGTGGCCAGCTGTCCTCAGGTCAAGCGTTCTCGGGTTTCCTCCAGCCATCCTAACCCCACCCCCAGTATGCATTTCCAGAGAGTGAGGTCACATGCTATGGCAGCTCTGTCTCACAAAGCAATGTCATGTTACCAGAGAGACTGTGCAAACAAGCAAACAGGAACAGGAACGCTGGATGTTGTAGTTTGGAGGAGGATGTAAGGTGGGTGTAGTATAAGGTGACACCCTACGCTCATACTGGACTCCAGAGGTAAACATCCACACGGCAGTAGACAGGGACAAACACAGTAGGTGTCAACACCTCCCTGTCCTCAGAAGAATGTATGAGCTGATGGACACTTGCCCCATAATGATCCCAATAACTTGTTCACACTGCTTAGAGTAGTAACACTGCTTTACAACCCcacattaataaatatttaaaaagcataaTAATACCAGCATGGACCTTTCAAATGAAATGGAGTGAGTGGAACTGGTCCTAGCTGCACATCTATTAATAGTGAAGGTAAAACAGTACATAGTCAAATATGGGCATGTTTATGTCAAATGGGTTGTAAAAATCTAATCTTGTGGTGCCGTGCTGTAAAGCCAGTGGGGTGCAGTACGGAGCCAGGGGGACACCTACCTTCGCTCACCAGTTCCAGCACATGGGTGACTTTCTCTCTGAGCCGGATGTGTTTGTTAAGGTACTTGGTGAAAATTCCTGTGCTCCTCCCTCCATCCTGGACTTCAAAGGCCTCCGCATCTTCACACCTGGACATCACAGTCGTGTATGTAAATTCTCTAGAGAGTTGCTATATAGTACTGATACACTGgggtatatatttatataattctAGCATATagctttcactttaaataaatgtagcatttcaaaatatttcagcaacttaattcataattaatattAGAACATTAAAATTGGTTTGTATGAGCTGCATGCACTTGATTAGTAATCTACTATAAACTTACGTAGCATATCCATACACAGTGTTGCCCAGTGGAGCAAGAGGTTTGATCTCTGACACAGTTGGGTTCTGCTTGTACCTGAATTAGTTTCAGCTATTAATGTATCatataaaatcatataaaacaCCATCAATGTAATATCCAAACTGCTGGTCAACCATATGTCTGCACGTACCATTTCCTGCACGTGTCCAGCAGGATGACACTGAGCACAGCCTGCTGCTCTTGCATCCTCTGCATCACACGTTGGACACAGACGCAGTTGCCTGTGCAATAGGGCCGGGGGGCGTCGACAGGCACAAGATAGTTGCGGCCCGAGTTTTCGTACCCGTGACCCGCATAGTAAaaaatggctgtaaaaaaacaacaaaaaaaagggaaagaatgATGTTACTCACACTCAACTACTTAAACATAAATTCATGTACATTAGAGTACATTACAGTACATAAATTAATGCTTAAAAATACACTTAAGCTTCTTTAAAatctcagaatttttttaagcTGAAACTGGAAGGAAGTGTAGAGTAAAGTGTGCTGAAAGGTCACAGCGTTCATGAATTCACTAATAAATGGGACAGGGCAAAAGTGGCATTTCAGTGCTTAATACTTAAATCAATTCACATTTCCATCGTAAACCTCTCACTCTCACCATATGCAACAAGTCTGTGTATTGTTTATTGCAATGTTAATAAGAGATGTCCTAAACACGTGCATACCACTGAATGAAGTACACAGGTCAGGTTACATAGGTACCTAGGGCTTCaccatgaaaaatgaatgacgCAAGCCTGATCAGTAGAGTTAAATGGCTTTTACAGCGGCTCTATAAATCTGTCAGAGAGTGAGTGTGCTGGGGGCTCTCGGAAATGGCTAAACTTAGCAAGGCATGTGGCCACCACAAAAACCAGGCCCACAGTTCTGCTTTCCGCTGAACATGTAGCTGCTACatcacattcacaaaaaaacaaagatgtgAGGCAAAAGAGGTCGATAAGCCCTGGAACCTATAATTTGTGCTTTTATCTTGTGATCTTAGATAAATTCTGTTCCcagaacataataataaatataagtaAATATGGGTTTATGGCTATACATAGGCAATTATCCATATATATGGAACTGCTTAAACCAAGTTAATTAACCACACTTCTTGAATTCATGAATCCTGAACACATGATGTGTGTCCTTTTCAAACTTGTGATTCCTCTTTTCTATGACTCACCATACACGCCCTTGACTAGGAGTTGCAGAAACCTCTCAATGGCGGCATCCATCTCTGCCCTGCTCAGGTCCAGCAAGGACACGACCCTGAAGTCCAGCTCCAGGAGCAAGTGGGCCAGCTTGTGGACATCCATGGTCGGCGCCATCAGGTCGGGGTGGTGAGAGTAATTAAGGTTCCCTATCAGCAAGGCTACTTTATCCGTAGCTAGACACAGATatgacagaaacagaaaaaccctttgaaaaaaaaatcccattccaAAGACCCGCTCTCATTTCCCAGGGTTAGAAACATACCTCTTAATTCTGATGCTTGAGGTGGATCAGGCTGTACTGCTGAAAGGGAAAAATGAACAATACTATTTTTCTTCATCATGTACCAAACGTTGTATAAGGACTGATGTCCTTTTAAGCTGTGAGCCAGATGCTTTGCAGTGGTGGTCACCACACTGTCACCACAACCACTAGTGATTAAGTATTTTAACCTAAGGTCCTCTGCAACCCAGTTGTGATCAaacattttggtcatttttgatCGTATCAGTCAAAccactgaaatttttttttttttagtcaccAGTGCCACTGCTTTGCAAGGAGTGGTCAGATTATGGTACGTGGCAACGAATACGGCACAGTGTCAAACGAGGTACAGTTACATTCTAACAGAGTTCATGAATGGGGGGTT
Proteins encoded in this window:
- the malt3 gene encoding mucosa-associated lymphoid tissue lymphoma translocation protein 1 isoform X3 codes for the protein MIGGIVVVKHPVSACVPPNYKVTLSVQAKGTGPLSYQWFKSNKGKVVQETGATQADLVLRPERSQPYVCRVSDQYCNCAFTDWVKVKVLDNGTSAELPAEWDGEPHMTLHPNPQTVMLGERFTLTCAAFGIPPPTHQWYRNGQPLQGETTDTLQIKKAGAEHSGSYLCCVSNVNGETWTEAADVEVVQPDPPQASELRATDKVALLIGNLNYSHHPDLMAPTMDVHKLAHLLLELDFRVVSLLDLSRAEMDAAIERFLQLLVKGVYAIFYYAGHGYENSGRNYLVPVDAPRPYCTGNCVCVQRVMQRMQEQQAVLSVILLDTCRKWYKQNPTVSEIKPLAPLGNTVYGYATCEDAEAFEVQDGGRSTGIFTKYLNKHIRLREKVTHVLELVSEDLGKDPLVFGRQVVEIKHTLKEPRSLTDPIQTDGHTKELRLRDAFWREANVLPGRKLLVFPCGVKVELSFSALFSNVLVVFATVKDMGPRAKDCTVNLKSRPEMEDILSGPDRSGEMDSLLLSIADKPDCSLRLCSLQKLQKPLEIKTDLHYTDSESRKRLIESKLLDIGLPLVASCMLNPRMQLEQGPSVLSIENIPWCRQAARQESGGVVRPFTRKAENLWDNTRVPPSACSNIPEENDENEHQDFSNCQF
- the malt3 gene encoding mucosa-associated lymphoid tissue lymphoma translocation protein 1 isoform X4 → MTLHPNPQTVMLGERFTLTCAAFGIPPPTHQWYRNGQPLQGETTDTLQIKKAGAEHSGSYLCCVSNVNGETWTEAADVEVAVQPDPPQASELRATDKVALLIGNLNYSHHPDLMAPTMDVHKLAHLLLELDFRVVSLLDLSRAEMDAAIERFLQLLVKGVYAIFYYAGHGYENSGRNYLVPVDAPRPYCTGNCVCVQRVMQRMQEQQAVLSVILLDTCRKWYKQNPTVSEIKPLAPLGNTVYGYATCEDAEAFEVQDGGRSTGIFTKYLNKHIRLREKVTHVLELVSEDLGKDPLVFGRQVVEIKHTLKEPRSLTDPIQTDGHTKELRLRDAFWREANVLPGRKLLVFPCGVKVELSFSALFSNVLVVFATVKDMGPRAKDCTVNLKSRPEMEDILSGPDRSGEMDSLLLSIADKPDCSLRLCSLQKLQKPLEIKTDLHYTDSESRKRLIESKLLDIGLPLVASCMLNPRMQLEQGPSVLSIENIPWCRQAARQESGGVVRPFTRKAENLWDNTRVPPSACSNIPEENDENEHQDFSNCQF
- the malt3 gene encoding mucosa-associated lymphoid tissue lymphoma translocation protein 1 isoform X1, with the protein product MIGGIVVVKHPVSACVPPNYKVTLSVQAKGTGPLSYQWFKSNKGKVVQETGATQADLVLRPERSQPYVCRVSDQYCNCAFTDWVKVKVLDNGTSAELPAEWDGEPHMTLHPNPQTVMLGERFTLTCAAFGIPPPTHQWYRNGQPLQGETTDTLQIKKAGAEHSGSYLCCVSNVNGETWTEAADVEVAVQPDPPQASELRATDKVALLIGNLNYSHHPDLMAPTMDVHKLAHLLLELDFRVVSLLDLSRAEMDAAIERFLQLLVKGVYAIFYYAGHGYENSGRNYLVPVDAPRPYCTGNCVCVQRVMQRMQEQQAVLSVILLDTCRKWYKQNPTVSEIKPLAPLGNTVYGYATCEDAEAFEVQDGGRSTGIFTKYLNKHIRLREKVTHVLELVSEDLGKDPLVFGRQVVEIKHTLKEPRSLTDPIQTDGHTKELRLRDAFWREANVLPGRKLLVFPCGVKVELSFSALFSNVLVVFATVKDMGPRAKDCTVNLKSRPEMEDILSGPDRSGEMDSLLLSIADKPDCSLRLCSLQKLQKPLEIKTDLHYTDSESRKRLIESKLLDIGLPLVASCMLNPRMQLEQGPSVLSIENIPWCRQAARQESGGVVRPFTRKAENLWDNTRVPPSACSNIPEENDENEHQDFSNCQF